From the genome of Hyphobacterium sp. CCMP332:
CACGTTTTCCTCCCGGCTCGTTTGACGTGAGCGAGAGCAAACTAACTTAATTGCGAATGAGTCGCAACAGCAGACGTAGAATCAGGAACGGCCCCAGCGCGCATTCCAGCCGCGCTCGTCGACATGGACAAAGGGACCGTGCGCGGATGTCGAGCCGTATTCGCCCAGCCCGCCATGGAAATCCGTCCAGTCCGGGCGCGTCAGCATACGGTCGATAAAGTCATACAGCGCCGCCGCATCCTGCCGATCGAGGACACCGTCCCGGTTGAGATCGTCCATAATGCCGTCGCCATCCTCGTCGATATAGATATCGGCGGCCCCGCCATAGACATGGCGCGAATAGCGGCCATTGCCGATCCCGGCATTATAGACCGGCGTGCGATAGCCGCTCATCACGACAAAGCCGTCCGTCCGCCAGCCATGCGCATTCACTTCTTCCAGGAGGCGTTCCAGCTTCAATAGAAGGCGTTCACGCACGACGGCATAGCGCACCGGTCCGCCCTCCTGCTTGCAGAGGAACTGGCCCAGGGTGAAATGGGGCGAGATCGGCAGGTCATGCAATTCCGGCGGCACTTCGATGAAACCCGCCGGCGGCAGATAGGCGTCATGGCCCCGATAGGGCTCCTGCGGATACTGGCCGATGGCATAGCCTTGCAGCACGCCCGCCTCGATTTCAGTGGCCGGCCGCAGCACAAAGGCATTCAGCCGGATCAGGCCGCCGGCCCTGTTGCGGATTTCAATGACATGATAGCCCGGCGTATCCGGTGCCTGCCAGACCGCGTCGGTCGTCGACAGCGTTTCCAGGCCGTTTTCAGTCGAAAAGGCTACCGCCTCGTTCGACGAGAGGCTGACACGTTCACCCGGCATGACCAGGGTCGCAAAGGTTCGATAGTCCGCTTCAATCTCGTCATTGATGCGAATGGAAAAACCTACTCGCCCGGCATCGAAACCGGCGGTCTCGCTGGCGGCAGGGTCAGGCGGGGCAATGTCCGTCAGATCCGTTGCGCGCGCGGGCAGAGTGGAGACGGTCAGGGCGAGGCCGACGGAGGCGAGTTTGATCATCTTCATAGGATCGATCCATAGACGTAATAATTGTAAGGTCTTTATCATATAGGTCGTGCACCATCCGAACGGAACCATCTGCGTTCAAAAAAGCGGTAAGGTACAGAAAGTGAACACGAATTTCCTCAGAGACATTGAGCCGGGCTTCGTCCCGCGTCTCGACGAGCGCTGCGATATCCGCCGGTTCGGCGAGGCTTGCGTCGGCTACCCACTGGGCCAGATCGACGGCATCCCGAACCCGGACACAGCCGGATGACAGGGCGCGGGGCATTTCGTCAAATCTCTGCCGGCCGGGCGTATCATGCAGGAAGGTACTGTGCGGGTTGGGAAAGATCAGTTTCACGACGCCCAGCGCATTGAGCGGACCGGGTGCCTGCCGCAGCCGATAGGGGAAAGCGGCAGCGCTGACCGTCGGCCAGTCAATCGTAGCGGCATCCACCACATTTCCGTCGCGGTCCAGTATCTGGAAACCGAGCCGGGCCACGGCATTCGGGTCGCGCCGGAACAGGGGCAATTCATCATTCACGGCCAGCCGGTGCGGCGTTTCCCACCAGGGATTGACGACCATGTAGGCCAGCCTGGCGGACAGGACCGGCGTCGGTCGCGAAACCCGGCCAACGATCACATCATGCCGCCGGACAGTCTGGCCCGCCTCCACCACCTGAAGCGTGAAATCGGGTATATTGACGACGATGTGCCGGGCACCAAACTCGTCGGGCAACCAGCGCAAGCGTTCCAGATTGGCGCGCAGCGTGTCGGCGCGCTGAACGGGAGTCCGGTTGATCCAGGCCAGCGTCCCGGGACCCGCAATGCCATCGGGATGGATGCGCGCCAGGGTTTGCACATTGCGCACCGCTGTCTGCATTTCGGCGTCGAAATGCGGCGTGCCGTCAATGCTGACGAAATCAGAGGGTATCGCCTCAATCGGCATGATCGGCGACAGGGGCTGCAACCGGCCCATCTGCACCAGACGGGCGCGCAAGGCATCAACATCGGCGCCGGCATCGCCCAGCTCCATATGGTCACGGGTTGTGGTCACTTGTGGCCAGTCAGACTCTGACTGCTTCAGCCAGAATAACCGCTCGCG
Proteins encoded in this window:
- a CDS encoding D-Ala-D-Ala carboxypeptidase family metallohydrolase, with amino-acid sequence MKMIKLASVGLALTVSTLPARATDLTDIAPPDPAASETAGFDAGRVGFSIRINDEIEADYRTFATLVMPGERVSLSSNEAVAFSTENGLETLSTTDAVWQAPDTPGYHVIEIRNRAGGLIRLNAFVLRPATEIEAGVLQGYAIGQYPQEPYRGHDAYLPPAGFIEVPPELHDLPISPHFTLGQFLCKQEGGPVRYAVVRERLLLKLERLLEEVNAHGWRTDGFVVMSGYRTPVYNAGIGNGRYSRHVYGGAADIYIDEDGDGIMDDLNRDGVLDRQDAAALYDFIDRMLTRPDWTDFHGGLGEYGSTSAHGPFVHVDERGWNARWGRS
- a CDS encoding murein L,D-transpeptidase, which encodes MLFVLLTPAAWAQSGQWTGPGRSGALDSLVAVIADAGRHGLRPEDYSLEALASADASLVSAETDRLAEAAFRNFALDLLTGRLDPHAIERQWPFEYRQRDVDAALAWALSTGDVAAVLAGFEPQTPAYQALIRERLFWLKQSESDWPQVTTTRDHMELGDAGADVDALRARLVQMGRLQPLSPIMPIEAIPSDFVSIDGTPHFDAEMQTAVRNVQTLARIHPDGIAGPGTLAWINRTPVQRADTLRANLERLRWLPDEFGARHIVVNIPDFTLQVVEAGQTVRRHDVIVGRVSRPTPVLSARLAYMVVNPWWETPHRLAVNDELPLFRRDPNAVARLGFQILDRDGNVVDAATIDWPTVSAAAFPYRLRQAPGPLNALGVVKLIFPNPHSTFLHDTPGRQRFDEMPRALSSGCVRVRDAVDLAQWVADASLAEPADIAALVETRDEARLNVSEEIRVHFLYLTAFLNADGSVRMVHDLYDKDLTIITSMDRSYEDDQTRLRRPRPDRLHSARARNGSDGHCPA